The following proteins are encoded in a genomic region of Schistocerca serialis cubense isolate TAMUIC-IGC-003099 chromosome 9, iqSchSeri2.2, whole genome shotgun sequence:
- the LOC126419577 gene encoding trypsin delta-like, which translates to MQRLALFLVCLLGCALAAPSPARLWSRGNGRIIGGSNANIADYPWQLSFQYGGSHICGASIISSSWALTASHCVDGMSLLLMTFRAGSSIRGSGGTVLRASSGYMHASYNSRTIDYDIAVIQVSGSLLGTNAQAVSLPSDGYDPPGGLAVTVTGWGTTYTDGPAASTLQKVDIGIVDRNTCRSIFANINTVTARMVCAGQAGLSVCNGDSGGPLVNGNTQVGIVSWGNSQCEAAPGVYANVGNLRSWIRSAAGV; encoded by the exons ATGCAGCGCCTCGCTCTCTTCTTGGTGTGCCTCTTGGGTTGCGCCCTCGCCGCGCCCTCGCCGGCCAGGCTGTGGAGCCGGGGTAACGGACGCATCATTGGAGGCTCCAACGCCAACATTGCCGACTACCCGTGGCAGCTGTCCTTCCAGTATGGCGGTTCGCACATTTGTGGAGCGTCCATCATCAGCTCCAGCTGGGCGCTGACGGCCTCTCACTGTGTTGACGGTATGAGCCTCCTTCTGATGACTTTCCGAGCGGGGTCTTCAATTCGTGGAAGCGGTGGTACCGTCCTGAGGGCCTCCTCTGGTTACATGCACGCGTCGTACAACAGCCGCACTATAGACTACGATATCGCAGTCATACAG GTGTCCGGATCTCTTTTGGGCACGAACGCTCAGGCCGTCAGCCTGCCCTCTGACGGCTACGACCCGCCAGGTGGTCTCGCAGTGACGGTGACTGGTTGGGGAACCACGTACACGGACGGGCCCGCAGCCAGCACCCTGCAGAAGGTCGACATCGGCATCGTGGACCGCAACACCTGCAGGAGCATCTTCGCCAACATCAACACGGTGACCGCCCGCATGGTGTGCGCCGGCCAGGCCGGCTTGAGCGTCTGCAACGGAGACTCCGGCGGTCCGCTGGTCAACGGAAACACCCAGGTGGGCATCGTCTCCTGGGGGAATTCACAGTGCGAGGCTGCCCCCGGTGTCTACGCCAACGTCGGCAATCTGCGCTCCTGGATCCGATCTGCAGCTGGAGTCTAA